A genomic stretch from Betaproteobacteria bacterium includes:
- the waaF gene encoding lipopolysaccharide heptosyltransferase II, which translates to MSRRILVVGPSWVGDMVMAQPLVHQLSGGGKARVDMLVPPWVMGLAARMPGVTDAMASPFGHGELALGRRWRLGRDISPRGYDQAVILPNSLKSALVPWFAGIARRTGFRGEMRWGVLNDIRALDRTSVPRLVDRFLLLADSAPSIPPMPQLRTDETRQRQLLERLRLDVSRPVAGLCPGAEFGPAKRWPPRHFAALAVHLIERGMRIWLLGSSRDAAIATEIEAQCPEAVVNLCGRTTLEDAVDLLAACSVVVSNDSGLMHVAAAVGRPVIALFGSSSPEYTPPLSATARIVRNPVPCSPCFKRECPLRHFDCLDGLLPATVVAQVEAAMELPR; encoded by the coding sequence GTGAGTCGGCGCATCCTGGTCGTGGGCCCGAGCTGGGTCGGTGACATGGTCATGGCGCAGCCGCTCGTTCATCAGCTGAGTGGCGGTGGCAAGGCCAGGGTGGATATGCTCGTTCCCCCATGGGTCATGGGGCTGGCCGCGCGCATGCCCGGAGTGACGGATGCCATGGCAAGCCCGTTCGGCCACGGTGAGCTCGCGCTCGGCAGGCGCTGGCGGCTCGGGCGCGACATATCCCCGCGCGGCTACGATCAGGCCGTCATCCTGCCCAACTCGCTCAAGTCCGCCCTGGTTCCCTGGTTTGCCGGCATCGCACGCCGCACGGGATTTCGCGGCGAGATGCGATGGGGCGTGCTGAACGACATCCGCGCTCTCGATCGCACCTCGGTGCCGCGGCTGGTGGACCGCTTCCTTCTGCTTGCAGACAGCGCTCCCTCCATTCCGCCCATGCCGCAGTTGCGGACGGACGAAACCCGGCAGCGCCAGTTGCTGGAACGCCTGCGCCTGGACGTTTCCCGGCCCGTCGCCGGACTGTGCCCCGGGGCCGAATTCGGCCCGGCGAAACGCTGGCCCCCCCGGCATTTCGCTGCGCTGGCAGTGCACCTGATCGAGCGCGGCATGAGGATCTGGCTCCTTGGATCCTCCCGGGACGCCGCCATCGCCACCGAGATCGAGGCGCAATGTCCGGAAGCCGTCGTGAATCTCTGCGGACGAACCACCCTGGAAGACGCCGTGGATCTGCTCGCAGCATGCTCGGTGGTGGTCAGCAACGATTCCGGACTCATGCATGTGGCCGCCGCCGTGGGACGCCCCGTGATCGCACTGTTCGGATCGAGTTCTCCGGAGTACACGCCACCGCTGTCGGCCACCGCCCGTATCGTGCGCAATCCGGTTCCCTGCAGCCCCTGCTTCAAGAGAGAATGCCCGCTCCGCCATTTCGATTGTCTTGACGGTCTGCTTCCGGCCACAGTCGTGGCACAGGTCGAGGCCGCCATGGAACTGCCA
- a CDS encoding zinc-finger domain-containing protein gives METGKTDNRSRTVEVTAADLPLHCPTPAMQLWNTHPRVFLPIQNSGEALCPYCGTHFRLTGGPVATGH, from the coding sequence ATGGAAACTGGCAAGACGGATAACCGTTCCCGTACCGTGGAGGTCACCGCAGCGGACCTCCCCCTCCACTGCCCCACGCCTGCCATGCAGTTGTGGAACACGCATCCCCGGGTGTTCCTGCCCATCCAGAACTCCGGCGAGGCGCTCTGCCCGTATTGCGGCACGCATTTCCGGCTGACGGGCGGCCCGGTCGCGACCGGACACTGA